The following proteins are encoded in a genomic region of Necator americanus strain Aroian chromosome II, whole genome shotgun sequence:
- a CDS encoding hypothetical protein (NECATOR_CHRII.G6791.T1) has protein sequence MERTLDEGQHCEQTGFRKGISTVYHMHTVSKLREVSREYKPLCLTFIDLKKAFDTVETEAVMEALYNQGVPTPYIKILRELYNNFMTKIFPFYNHHDHAI, from the coding sequence atggaaagaacattagatgaaggacagcatTGCGAGCAAACAGGGTTCCGAAAAGGGATCAGTACGGTTTACCACATGcacactgtttcaaaactcagagaagtatcacgagagtacaagccgctgtgtctcactttcatcgatttaaagaaagcctttgatacagttgagaccgaagcagtcatggaggccttgtacaaccaaggcgtccctactccatacataaaaatacttcgtgagttgtatAACAACTTCATGACCAAAATTTTCCCATTCTACaatcatcatgatcatgctatataa